In Rosa chinensis cultivar Old Blush chromosome 1, RchiOBHm-V2, whole genome shotgun sequence, a genomic segment contains:
- the LOC112194386 gene encoding ribosome production factor 1-like encodes KKDEIYGGRLLASLQLFVRNDADEFSAVFKRGSNPKILITTCRFNSSRGPAFIEELLSVIPNAQYYKRGTYDLKKIIEYANKKEFTSLIVVHTNRWEPDALLIIGLPNGHTTHFKLSKLVLRKDIKGVLTVIFFPYSLFGMPAESWKSNQS; translated from the exons AAGAAGGATGAGATATATGGTGGCAGGTTATTAGCGAGTTTGCAGTTGTTTGTTAGAAATGATGCGGATGAGTTTAGTGCGGTTTTTAAGCGTGGATCGAATCCGAAGATATTGATCACCACTTGCCGATTTAACTCTTCT AGGGGTCCTGCTTTTATAGAGGAACTACTTTCGGTGATCCCAAATGCGCAGTACTATAAAAGAGGCACTTATGACTTGAAAAAG ATTATAGAGTATGCAAATAAAAAGGAATTCACTTCTTTAATTGTTGTTCATACCAATCGCTGGGAACCAG ATGCTCTCCTAATTATTGGCTTACCTAATGGACATACTACCCATTTTAAGCTCTCAAAGCTTGTTTTACGGAAGGATATCAAG GGTGTGTTAACTgtcattttctttccttattctTTATTTGGCATGCCTGCAGAATCATGGAAATCCAACCAGTCATGA